In Nicotiana tabacum cultivar K326 chromosome 17, ASM71507v2, whole genome shotgun sequence, one DNA window encodes the following:
- the LOC142172010 gene encoding uncharacterized protein LOC142172010, translating into MEFFQSWQIKRITSSPYHPVANGQVESTNKIIINNLKKRLEKSKGNWPEELPGVLWAYRTTTKTATGETLFSLVYGSEALIPVEIGEPSTRFTLAMEESNDEDLRTNLDLLEQRREAALIRMTSQKQTIERYYNRKAHLRYFKIGDFVLKKVFQSTKTAGEGKLNPNWE; encoded by the coding sequence ATGgagttctttcaaagttggcaaatcaaACGAATAACCTCTTCACCTTACCATCCCGTGGCAAATGGACAAGTTGAGTcaacaaataagattatcatcaataatttgaagaagagaCTAGAAAAATCAAAAGGGAATTGGCCTGAAGAATTACCAGGAGTATTATGGGCATATAGAACCACAACAAAAACAGCTACGGGAGAAACTCTATTTTCACTTGTGTACGGTTCAGAAGCTTTAATCCCAGTTGAAATAGGAGAACCAAGCACGAGATTCACATTGGCAATGGAAGAATCGAACGATGAGGATTTAAGAACAAACTTGGACTTACTCGAACAAAGAAGAGAAGCAGCTCTAATACGAATGACATCACAAAAGCAAAccatagaacgatactacaacaGAAAGGCTCACCTCAGgtacttcaaaattggggactttgttcttaaaaaggtttttcaatcaaCGAAAACAGCCGGAGAAGGAAAGTTAAATCCAAATTGGGAATGA
- the LOC107820339 gene encoding uncharacterized protein LOC107820339: MHGTYTARELRMQQYLEKARELVKQLQSWKIMQIPREENAEEDALANLASITEVTSEENSIVIHLFHSALDHDKHEVSFNNLTWDWRNEIVNFLQYGIVHEGKKESQMLLWKAARYCLIRDNLYRKMFGGPLARCLGSNQTEYVMREIHEGHCGNHAGGRSLVKTLIRAGYHCLKWKKMRKIL, from the coding sequence ATGCATGGGACTTACACTGCTAGAGAGCTACGAATGCAACAATACTTGGAAAAGGCACGAGAACTGGTCAAGCAATTGCAATCATGGAAGATTATGCAAATACCCAGGGAAGAAAACGCTGAAGAAGATGCGTTGGCTAACCTTGCTTCAATTACAGAAGTAACGAGTGAGGAAAATTCTATTGTAATCcatttatttcattcagcacttgaCCATGATAAACACGAGGTaagctttaataatttaacctgggattggagaaacgagattGTTAATTTTTTGCAGTACGGGATCGTACATGAAGGCAAGAAAGAATCTCAAATGCTTCTATGGAAAGCTGCTCGTTACTGCCTAATTCGAGACAATTTATATCGCAAAATGTTTGGTGGTCCTTTAGCAAGGTGCCTTGGATCCAATCAAACAGAGTACGTGATGAGGGAAATACATGAAGGACATTGCGGAAATCACGCAGGTGGAAGATCTTTAGTTAAAACACTAATCAGGGCAGGATACCACTgtctaaaatggaagaagatgcggaaaattTTGTAG